The stretch of DNA TGTGCGGTGGTGCTCATGAGGGGGGCTGGAGGGGGTCAGTGGTGGACGGGCGTCGCCTGCTCGACAGGGGCCATGCCCGTGACGACCCGGCTGGGAGTGGCCGAGCGGCGCTCGAGCGTGGCCGAGACGACGGCCAGGAGGAGCGCGGAGCCCGCGAGAACCGCGCCCACCCAGTTCGGGGCGGTGTAGCCGAGGCCCGCGGAGATCACGAGGCCACCGAGCCAGGCCGAGAGCGCGTTGCCGAGGTTGAAGGCGCCGATGTTCATGGCCGAGGCGAGCGTTGGCGCGCCGGAGGCCTGGTCGAGCACCCTCTTCTGCAGCGGCGGCACGGTGGCGAAGCCCAGGGCACCGATCAGCGTGATGGTCACGGCTGCCGCGATCTTGTTGTGCGCGGTGAGGGTGAAGAGGGCGAGCACGACGGCCAGCGCGCTCAGCGAGATGTAGAGCAGCGGCATCAGGGCTCGGTCCGCGAACTTTCCGCCGATCAGGTTGCCCGCGACCATGCCGAGACCGAAGAGGACGAGGAGCCAGGTCACGGAGGAGTCCGCGTAGCCGGCGACGTCCGTCATCATCGGCGCGAGGTAGGTGACGGCCGCGAAGACACCGCCGAAGCCGAGGATCGTCATCGCCATGGCGAGCAGCACCTGGACGTTGCGGAACGCGGCCAGCTCGTGGCGCAGCCGTACGCCCTCGGGCTTGGGCAGGTCAGGAACGAGCTTGGCGATACCGGCCAGGCCGATGACGCCGAGGCCCGCGACGATCGCGAAGGTGGTGCGCCAGCCGAGGGTCTGCCCGACGAGCGTGCCGAGCGGCACACCGACCACGTTGGCCACGGTCAGGCCCGTGAACATCATGGCGATGGCTCCGGCCTTCTTCTCCGGCGCGACCAGTTCGGCCGCGACGACCGAGCCGATGCCGAAGAACGCGCCGTGGGCGAGCGAGGCGACGACGCGGCCCGCCAGCATGACGCCGAAAGCCGGGGCCACGGCGGAGAGCAGGTTGCCCGCGATGAACAGGCCCATGAGCAGCATCAGCATCCGCTTGCGCGAGATACGGGTGCCGAGGGCGGTCATCAGGGGAGCGCCGAGCACGACGCCGAGTGCGTAGCCGGTCACGAGGAGGCCGGCCGTGGGGATGGAGACGCCGAAGTCACCCGCGACCTCAGGGAGCAGTCCCATGATCACGAACTCTGTGGTCCCGATTCCGAAGGCCCCGATCGCGAGGGCCAGTAGCGCGAGAGGCATGGTTCTACCTTCCAAGACGATTGCAGGTGCGCTTAGCTTGCGTTCACAATAGTTGCGCACGCGGGTTACTTGCAACCGCTGGATATTGCATCAGTGGACTATCCTGGTCCTCAGCAGCTCCGGGACGGAGGAACAAGAGCCATGACAGCGACGGACCCCGCACTGACCGCCCTTGCGCAGGGCTGGTGCACGCTCTCCCTGCTCCACGGGAAGATCGAGACCCACATCGAGCGCGCCCTGCAGGCCGAGCACGACCTCAGCGTGCGCGAGTACTCCCTGCTGGACGTCCTCAGCCGCCAGCACGACGGGGAGGGCGGCCATCTGCAGATGAAGCAGGTCGCCGACGCCGTCGTACTCAGCCAGAGCGCCACCACGCGCCTGGTCACCCGGCTCGAGGACCGCGGGCTGCTGTCCCGCTACCTGTGCCCCACCGACCGCCGCGGCATCTACACGGACGTCAGCGAGTCGGGCGCCGCACTCCTCGCCGAGGCGCGCCCCACCAACGACGCCGCGCTGCGCGAGGCGCTCGACGAGGCGGCGCTGAACCCGGAGCTGGCACCGCTGGTCAGGGCCGTGGAAGCGGTGCGGGTCCCGGCGTAGATCTTCAGTCGGGTCCCGGCGTAGATCCTCAGTGAGGGTTGAGTGGCCTGCCCTGCCGGAAAGGCGGGTGGCTGCATAGGCTGCGTCTCATGGGAGATCTTGAGATACGCCCGGCGGTCGCCGACGACATCCCCGCCATCGTGGAGATGCTCGCCGACGACCCCCTGGGCAGCACGCGCGAGTCGCCGGACGACCTCACCCCGTACCTCACCGCGTTCGAACGCCTCGCCGCGGACCCGAACCAGCACCAGGTCGTCGCCGCGCGCGAGGGACGCGTCGTCGGCACGCTGCAGCTCACGATCGTTCCGGGCCTGTCCCGGAAGGGAGCACTTCGGTCCATCATCGAGGGCGTGCGCGTCCACGCCGACGAGCGCGGCAGCGGCCTCGGAACCCGCTTCATCGAGTGGGCCGTCGATGAATCCCGGCGCCAGGGCTGCCAGTTGGTGCAGCTGACCTCCGATGCCACCCGCACCGATGCCCGCCGTTTCTACGAGCGGCTGGGGTTCACGGCATCGCACGTGGGGTTCAAGCTGCAGCTCTGACGCCGCTGTTGATGCGTCATGCCGCTGGGCGTCGTGTTTCACGTGAAACACGACGCCCAGCCGTCTCGTACGAGGTCTTCGAGGTCTTACGAGCTCTTACTGGGGAAGCCCGCGCCACCCCTCCCGGTCCACCCCACCCGGCACGGGAGCCCCCGCGTCGTACGGCTCCCGGGTGAAGAAGAACGACCCCAGGTCGAGATGGCTCACCGTCCCGTCGGGCCGCCGCACCGCCCGCAGCTGCTCCCCGGCGAAGTAGCCGTCGAGCCCGGTCCAGGAGCCGTCACCGTTCGGCAGGAATCGCGATCCGCGGCCCTGGCCCTCGATGGGCGACAGGTCGAGTGCTCCCTCGGCCTGCGGCCGCAGCACGAAGGTGCTCGTCCCCCAGTACCAGGGCCCCGCCAGCTCCAGCAGCCCCTCATCGAGCTCGGTCAGGGGACGCCACGCCTCCGGGATACGAGGCTCGGCCTCGGCCACGATCTTCAGCAGGTCGAGAGCCAGCGCCGTCACGGCAGGGCCGGAGGTGCAGTTGGTCAGCGTGACCGCCACCAGGCCGTCCTCCGCGCTCGCCCACAGCCCGGCCATGAAGCCCGGCAGTGAGCCCCCGTGCCCGGCAAAGGTGCGCCCGTCCCCACGGATCAGCTGCGTCCCCAGGCCGTACGTCACGTCCCAGTCCCCTGGGGGCAGAGGCGACGCCGGCGCCCGCATCTCCCGCACCGTATCGGCGCACAGGACCCGGTCGTCGCCCTCCAGGAGGAAGGCGGCGAAGCGACCCAGGTCCGCCGTCGTGGACCACAGCTGCCCGGCCGGAGCCATGAGGCCCAGGTCCTCGGCGGGTTCGGGCATCATCACGTCCGCCCACGGATGGACGGCCCAGCCACCGGCATGCGGGGCCTGCGGCTGCGCACTCGTCCGGTCCAGGCCCAGCGGCTCCAGGACCTCGCGGCGCAGCACCGCTTCCCAGGAGTCCCCCCGCAGCGCCTCGATCAGCGAACCGAGCAGCGTGTAACCGGGGTTGGAGTAGTGGAACCGGCGCCCGGTGGGGTGCTTGAAAGGATGCTCACCGAGTACGTCATCGAGCTCGGGGCGCTGCGAGGCCGGCGTACGCTCCCACCACTCACCTGGGGTCTCGGCCGCCAACCCGCTGGTGTGCGCGAGCAGTTCCGCGATGGTGACGTCGCCCGCGGCAGTTCCCGTGAGGTGCTTCTCCAGAGGGTCGGAGAGGTCGAGGGCGCCCTCGTCGCGCAGCCGCATCACCAGTACGGCGGTGAAGGTCTTGGTGATCGAGCCGATGCGGTACTGGACGTCCTCGTCCGGTGCATGCCCCGCGACGCAGGTGCGCCCCTCGGTCCACACCAACTCGCCGTCCCTGAGCACCGAGGCGACGAGCGAGGGCGCTCTCCCCTCCGCCTGAGCGGTGGCGACTCGGTGCAGCAGGGCTCGACGGGTGGTGGGCAGCAACTCTTCACGCGGTGATGTCATGGCCCCAGTCCACCTTCGGAGAAGCCGCGCGTCGAGCGAATTCCGCCGGCCACGCTACGCGGAACGCGTAGATCAACCGCGCCGATCGGAACGCGTACCCGTGGCCTTGAAGAACGTGTAGTGGAAGGTCCCGTCGTCGTCCGCGGTCCTGCGCAGATCGGCCATCCCGCGGTCCCAGTCGGCCTCGGTGATGAGGGACGAGGCCAGCGCGTCGCCCCTGACGGATTCGATCATGGCGATGAACGTGCTGCGAGTGAAGCCTTCGACCAGCTTGGGCCGGGTCCGGTCCGCGTAGACGGTGCAGGGCCGCACCCGGACGCCTTCGTAGCCGGCCTGCCTGAGGAGCGGCTGCAACTGCCGCCCGACCAGGGCGTTTCCCCCGCCGTCTGCCTGGAGCTGAACCAGGCAGTCGATCGCCGCACGGGCGTAGGCGCTGTCGGGATGGAAGAACGCCGACCCGTGGTCCCCTTCGATCACGGTGATCGTCCCGCCCGGCCGCAGCAGCCGCCGCAGTCCGGCGAGCGCCCGCTGGGCCGCCGCCAGATGCTCCAGGACGAAGCAGACGAAGATGTGGTCGAACTCGGCGTCCGGGAAAGGGAGAGCGAAGAGATCAGCACGGCGCCACTGCACGTGCGCGTCGGGCGCGTGCGCCGTCACGCGGGCGCCGGCCTTCGCCAGGGAGTCCGCCGAACGGTCGACGGCCACGAAACGGGCCCCCGGGCTGGAGTCGATCAGGTGAACGGTCTGGGCGCCGACCCCGCATCCGACCTCCAGGACCCGGCTCCCCGCCGGATACGCCGTGTCGGCGTGCAGCAGCGCGGCGAGGGTGTCCGCCTGGTCCCCCAGCCTGCGGGCCTCACGGTGCGAGTATCCGTGGACGTAGTCAACTGCCGGTCGCGCGGCGGGATCCGGTGTCGTTGTGGTGGTGTCGGCTGCTGCGGCTGCTGTCTGCATGACTTCACCCTGGTGCCACTATGGCCCGGTGAACAGGTCCAATGACAGCGCCACTGACCAGTCCATAACGAACGGGGCAGGGTCCCAGGGCCCGGGATCCGCAACCGACGCGGCAGAGTCCCCGCCCCAAGGATCCGCGACGTACGAGGCACCGGCCGGTGCCGACTTCCTCCAGCTGAACATCGACGACGCCCCGGCGGGTGGCCGCGCGGACTGGCTGGCCCGGCACCTGCGCCTCGCGATAGCGGACGGCCGCCTGCCGGTGGGCAGCAGGCTCCCGGCCACCCGCGTCCTCGCGGGCGAACTCCGCGTGTCCCGCGGCGTCATCACCGAGGCCTACCAGCGCCTGAGCGAGGACGGACACGTCGCCGGGCGGGGGCGAAACGGCACGGTAGTGGTCGCCGCACCGGCGAAAGCCCGGCCCGAGGCGCCCGCGGACCCGCCTCCGCCGCCCCCGAGTGTCTTGTTCGCCGCCCCGCCCGGCACGGATGTCTTCGACGCGCTGCGATCCGCCCCGGCCCGGATCGATCTCTCGCCCGGCATGCCCGATCTCGCCGCCTTCCCCCGCACCGCGTGGCTGAGCGCCGAACGCACCGTACTCAAGGAGCTCTCGGCGTCCGACTTCGGTTACGGAGACCCGCGCGGGGCCCCGGCGCTGCGGATCGCCGTCGCCGACTGGCTGGCCCGCAACCGAGGCATCCGCGCCGACCCGGGCGACGTGGTCATCGCCGCGGGCACCGCCCAGACCCTCACCCTGCTCGGCCAGGTGCTGCACGGCGACGGCATCCGCGCGGTAGCCGTGGAGGACCCCGGCTCGCTCGGCGCCCGCCAGCATCTGCGCAACGGCGGCCTCGCCACCCCACCGGTCCCGGTCGACGCCGACGGCATCCGCGTCGACGAGCTGCGTGCCACGGACGCCCCCGCGGTGCTGCTGACTCCGGCGCACCAGTTCCCGACGGGCGTGGTGCTCGGCGGTGAACGGCGGCGTGACCTGATGCGCTGGGCCACCGAGCGGGGCGGGCTCATCATCGAGGACGACTACGACGCCGAGCACCGCTACGACCGCGCTCCGGTCCCCGCCCTGCGCTCCCTGCTCGCCGAGCACGTCTGCTACGCCGGGAGCGTGTCCAAGCTGCTCGCTCCGGCGCTGCGCATCGGCTGGGTCCTCGCGCCGCCGAGGTACCGGGACGCGCTGGTCGCCGCCAAGCGCTTCGCCGACCTCGGCAACGCCGTCCTGCCCCAGCTCGTCCTGGCCCAGCTGATGGAATCGGGCGCCCTGGAACGCCAGTTGCGTCTCCTGCGCGGCCGCCACCGCCGCCGCCGGGACGCGATGATCGCCGCGGTGAGCACTCATCTGCCGCAGGCCCTCGTGCACGGCGCCGCGGCGGGCCTGC from Streptomyces sp. BA2 encodes:
- a CDS encoding MFS transporter, which gives rise to MPLALLALAIGAFGIGTTEFVIMGLLPEVAGDFGVSIPTAGLLVTGYALGVVLGAPLMTALGTRISRKRMLMLLMGLFIAGNLLSAVAPAFGVMLAGRVVASLAHGAFFGIGSVVAAELVAPEKKAGAIAMMFTGLTVANVVGVPLGTLVGQTLGWRTTFAIVAGLGVIGLAGIAKLVPDLPKPEGVRLRHELAAFRNVQVLLAMAMTILGFGGVFAAVTYLAPMMTDVAGYADSSVTWLLVLFGLGMVAGNLIGGKFADRALMPLLYISLSALAVVLALFTLTAHNKIAAAVTITLIGALGFATVPPLQKRVLDQASGAPTLASAMNIGAFNLGNALSAWLGGLVISAGLGYTAPNWVGAVLAGSALLLAVVSATLERRSATPSRVVTGMAPVEQATPVHH
- a CDS encoding MarR family winged helix-turn-helix transcriptional regulator, with protein sequence MTATDPALTALAQGWCTLSLLHGKIETHIERALQAEHDLSVREYSLLDVLSRQHDGEGGHLQMKQVADAVVLSQSATTRLVTRLEDRGLLSRYLCPTDRRGIYTDVSESGAALLAEARPTNDAALREALDEAALNPELAPLVRAVEAVRVPA
- a CDS encoding GNAT family N-acetyltransferase, producing the protein MGDLEIRPAVADDIPAIVEMLADDPLGSTRESPDDLTPYLTAFERLAADPNQHQVVAAREGRVVGTLQLTIVPGLSRKGALRSIIEGVRVHADERGSGLGTRFIEWAVDESRRQGCQLVQLTSDATRTDARRFYERLGFTASHVGFKLQL
- a CDS encoding serine hydrolase domain-containing protein, whose amino-acid sequence is MTSPREELLPTTRRALLHRVATAQAEGRAPSLVASVLRDGELVWTEGRTCVAGHAPDEDVQYRIGSITKTFTAVLVMRLRDEGALDLSDPLEKHLTGTAAGDVTIAELLAHTSGLAAETPGEWWERTPASQRPELDDVLGEHPFKHPTGRRFHYSNPGYTLLGSLIEALRGDSWEAVLRREVLEPLGLDRTSAQPQAPHAGGWAVHPWADVMMPEPAEDLGLMAPAGQLWSTTADLGRFAAFLLEGDDRVLCADTVREMRAPASPLPPGDWDVTYGLGTQLIRGDGRTFAGHGGSLPGFMAGLWASAEDGLVAVTLTNCTSGPAVTALALDLLKIVAEAEPRIPEAWRPLTELDEGLLELAGPWYWGTSTFVLRPQAEGALDLSPIEGQGRGSRFLPNGDGSWTGLDGYFAGEQLRAVRRPDGTVSHLDLGSFFFTREPYDAGAPVPGGVDREGWRGLPQ
- a CDS encoding methyltransferase domain-containing protein, coding for MQTAAAAADTTTTTPDPAARPAVDYVHGYSHREARRLGDQADTLAALLHADTAYPAGSRVLEVGCGVGAQTVHLIDSSPGARFVAVDRSADSLAKAGARVTAHAPDAHVQWRRADLFALPFPDAEFDHIFVCFVLEHLAAAQRALAGLRRLLRPGGTITVIEGDHGSAFFHPDSAYARAAIDCLVQLQADGGGNALVGRQLQPLLRQAGYEGVRVRPCTVYADRTRPKLVEGFTRSTFIAMIESVRGDALASSLITEADWDRGMADLRRTADDDGTFHYTFFKATGTRSDRRG
- the pdxR gene encoding MocR-like pyridoxine biosynthesis transcription factor PdxR produces the protein MNRSNDSATDQSITNGAGSQGPGSATDAAESPPQGSATYEAPAGADFLQLNIDDAPAGGRADWLARHLRLAIADGRLPVGSRLPATRVLAGELRVSRGVITEAYQRLSEDGHVAGRGRNGTVVVAAPAKARPEAPADPPPPPPSVLFAAPPGTDVFDALRSAPARIDLSPGMPDLAAFPRTAWLSAERTVLKELSASDFGYGDPRGAPALRIAVADWLARNRGIRADPGDVVIAAGTAQTLTLLGQVLHGDGIRAVAVEDPGSLGARQHLRNGGLATPPVPVDADGIRVDELRATDAPAVLLTPAHQFPTGVVLGGERRRDLMRWATERGGLIIEDDYDAEHRYDRAPVPALRSLLAEHVCYAGSVSKLLAPALRIGWVLAPPRYRDALVAAKRFADLGNAVLPQLVLAQLMESGALERQLRLLRGRHRRRRDAMIAAVSTHLPQALVHGAAAGLHLTITFDAGFRDTDLAAAALARGVKVQPLSWHSQRPHRPGLVLGYAAPTATDIAEGMATLGKTLRHLS